A window from Chlamydia gallinacea 08-1274/3 encodes these proteins:
- a CDS encoding C40 family peptidase: MQHYRLCSSVSNLLSQDGGLETQLLFGERCLLDDGGKYYAYSQIIYSRKHNVWHPYPGYISEQFDAIPGYLAPNALVKTFDAFLEPWHIPLPYGSALVIDPFGNVCLPRNFPSVSKDGKAFCDLNHLRFLNESFSLTTLLQESQKFLDFPYLWGGRCAHNCLVNSGVDCSGFIQILFQANGWNIPRNSRDQYQDCTFIDSFNSLPLGGFVFLQEDKDKHISHIMLKTSSTSLIHALQPAGKVVYFEIGKDGEFAEDRFYFPKKEGKAFFGIPKKRKIFF, from the coding sequence ATGCAACATTATCGACTATGTTCTTCTGTTTCTAATCTTCTTTCTCAGGATGGTGGTTTAGAGACGCAGTTATTGTTTGGAGAGCGTTGTTTACTTGATGATGGGGGAAAATACTATGCTTATTCTCAAATTATATACAGCCGGAAACACAATGTTTGGCACCCTTATCCAGGCTATATTTCTGAGCAATTCGATGCTATTCCTGGCTATTTAGCCCCTAATGCTTTGGTTAAAACATTTGATGCTTTTTTGGAGCCTTGGCACATTCCCCTTCCCTATGGGTCTGCTCTAGTTATAGATCCTTTTGGTAATGTATGTTTGCCTAGAAATTTTCCATCTGTATCGAAAGATGGGAAAGCTTTTTGTGATTTAAATCACCTACGTTTTTTAAATGAATCATTTTCATTAACTACTTTGCTCCAAGAATCACAAAAATTTCTTGATTTTCCCTATCTTTGGGGAGGAAGGTGTGCGCATAACTGTTTAGTGAATTCCGGAGTAGATTGTTCGGGGTTTATTCAGATTTTATTTCAAGCTAATGGGTGGAATATTCCTAGAAATTCTAGAGATCAGTATCAAGACTGTACTTTTATAGATAGTTTTAATAGCCTCCCTTTGGGAGGATTTGTTTTTTTGCAAGAAGACAAGGACAAACATATTTCTCATATCATGTTAAAAACGAGTTCTACATCTTTAATCCATGCATTACAACCTGCGGGTAAAGTTGTTTATTTTGAAATAGGGAAAGATGGAGAATTTGCTGAAGATCGTTTTTACTTTCCTAAAAAGGAGGGAAAAGCATTCTTTGGCATACCTAAAAAAAGGAAGATATTTTTTTAA
- a CDS encoding adenylate kinase: MLINMFYIIMGPPGSGKGTQSQRLSIKLGLPHISSGELLRFDIKKRTPLGIKAQEYIDKGKLVPDALVWNIIKEKLQEPECASGCIIDGFPRTLDQAIWLHEFLVQCHAQYCVIQLDVSQEEVVRRILSRFICPSCNYISSQQESSRCPQCHTELIRRSDDTPETILQRLKNYKTSTEPLTHYYQELGKLLRISSESPPDEVFQRILTGIEVKF; this comes from the coding sequence GTGTTAATAAATATGTTTTATATCATCATGGGACCTCCGGGATCAGGAAAGGGAACGCAGTCGCAACGTCTTTCCATTAAGTTAGGTCTGCCTCATATAAGTTCTGGGGAGTTATTGCGTTTCGATATTAAAAAGAGAACTCCTTTGGGAATCAAAGCTCAAGAATATATAGATAAAGGAAAGCTAGTTCCTGATGCTTTAGTTTGGAATATCATTAAGGAAAAATTGCAAGAGCCGGAGTGTGCATCGGGATGTATTATTGATGGATTTCCTAGGACTTTGGACCAAGCCATTTGGTTACATGAATTCTTAGTGCAATGCCATGCTCAGTACTGTGTAATCCAATTAGATGTGTCTCAGGAAGAGGTTGTCCGAAGAATTCTCTCTAGGTTTATTTGTCCCTCATGTAACTATATATCGTCTCAACAAGAGAGTAGTAGATGCCCCCAGTGCCATACAGAATTGATTCGTCGCTCTGATGATACACCTGAGACCATTCTTCAAAGATTAAAAAATTATAAAACATCTACAGAACCACTGACACATTATTATCAAGAATTAGGAAAATTATTACGTATTTCTTCAGAATCTCCTCCAGATGAAGTTTTCCAACGTATTTTAACTGGCATAGAAGTTAAATTTTAA
- the garD gene encoding inclusion membrane protein GarD, producing MVSPLRGNLYNRELVSSLCELANPTSPHPILTIPEGPLNQLNEGTPASNTSIANLMRLHHIQPPLSYVDNGNINTCSGVKKKPSVSIFHIRPYFIQFNDTENRSKIEQFLYYLCKVVSILLSPVLGKVIHHVFIIYQLAKQYFTLRFNERSIINFITKDETISSWRKGEYIASASALNHSKRSLLYLIAERVANLILGIVSLFSICALVIAIVLCFRAGTRLFDLIAAFAPLAMIISMWDTELSSSISALLTCGIIYAIPGAILYPFFTNPSLEIIFVSGIISCVLGMIYFVFYSITHTCTRRAISSINRSLLSLHISEQIHESGVPNTSLSRSVAKNCLDPYSSLLNRQTFSEEAALGPEEPSYPQDLSGILPLPPPPPYTDRELPPSYEEAIREGRR from the coding sequence ATGGTTAGTCCTCTAAGGGGAAATCTTTACAATCGCGAGCTTGTAAGCTCTCTTTGTGAACTCGCTAATCCCACTTCTCCACACCCAATTTTGACTATTCCTGAAGGACCTTTAAATCAGCTTAATGAGGGAACACCTGCTTCAAATACCTCTATAGCCAACTTAATGCGCCTCCATCACATTCAACCACCACTTTCTTATGTAGACAACGGAAATATAAATACATGTTCGGGAGTTAAAAAGAAACCCAGTGTTTCCATATTTCATATCAGGCCCTACTTCATTCAATTTAATGATACTGAAAATCGGAGCAAGATCGAACAATTCCTTTATTATCTATGTAAAGTAGTCAGCATACTCCTATCTCCGGTTCTTGGCAAAGTGATACATCATGTATTTATTATTTATCAGCTTGCTAAACAATATTTTACTCTGAGATTCAATGAGCGGAGTATTATTAATTTCATTACAAAAGATGAAACAATTTCTTCATGGCGGAAGGGAGAATACATTGCATCCGCATCTGCGTTGAACCATTCTAAACGCTCTCTTCTATATCTAATTGCAGAAAGAGTGGCAAACTTGATTCTTGGGATAGTATCCCTATTCAGCATATGTGCTCTTGTTATTGCTATAGTGTTATGCTTCAGAGCAGGTACTCGCCTTTTTGATTTAATAGCAGCTTTTGCTCCACTTGCTATGATTATTTCTATGTGGGATACTGAACTATCCTCCTCTATATCAGCACTTCTTACTTGTGGAATCATATATGCCATCCCAGGAGCTATTCTCTATCCTTTCTTCACTAATCCTTCTCTAGAAATTATCTTTGTTTCCGGAATAATTAGCTGTGTTTTAGGTATGATATACTTTGTGTTTTACTCTATAACACATACTTGTACTCGCCGGGCAATATCCTCGATTAATCGTTCGTTACTTTCTCTACATATTAGTGAACAAATTCATGAGAGCGGTGTCCCAAATACTAGTTTGTCCAGATCAGTAGCAAAGAACTGTTTGGATCCTTATAGCTCATTACTAAACAGACAAACCTTCTCAGAAGAGGCAGCTCTAGGACCTGAGGAACCATCGTATCCACAGGATCTCTCTGGAATCTTACCGCTACCACCTCCGCCGCCTTATACAGATAGAGAGCTTCCTCCAAGCTATGAAGAAGCTATAAGAGAGGGAAGAAGATAA
- the garD gene encoding inclusion membrane protein GarD produces MPLQSMIISNNDRLSEHALNITEKYGFLCLSHDGVKTYLSSRSLPSSTTMNDLAKSSGVGINLLRSLKSAGVAVATVTGIDLTSRLIERVLWIKYLCNMLNPPNSERGKKLDDLFIGIALSIFLSLVLIIFGPSFVSVVTGAIKIHRASQVIWACNRENKQLQLLESINANNLQPLQRAAIRTSIEANKQMKNTYIKYRATRIAFLLTSLIVCIALFALAAGVILAFCSSATSAAITSAIIGCGVSGGCLLLFGCLGFIAASVYEHRKQSQATVTLQQAILCTMVSDQIVKKPGDYQRSVISQEIANTCYRAP; encoded by the coding sequence ATGCCGCTACAATCAATGATTATTTCTAATAATGACCGGCTTTCTGAACACGCTCTGAATATTACCGAAAAATACGGTTTTCTATGTCTTTCTCATGATGGTGTTAAGACCTATCTGTCTAGTCGCTCTCTCCCTTCGTCAACAACAATGAATGATCTAGCTAAGTCATCAGGTGTTGGGATTAACTTATTACGTTCTTTGAAATCTGCTGGAGTAGCAGTTGCGACTGTTACCGGTATTGATTTGACATCTCGTCTCATTGAAAGAGTTCTTTGGATAAAATACCTTTGTAATATGCTTAACCCACCAAATTCTGAAAGAGGGAAGAAATTGGACGACCTTTTTATAGGTATTGCTCTCTCTATTTTCCTATCTCTTGTTCTCATTATATTTGGTCCTTCTTTTGTTTCTGTTGTTACTGGGGCAATTAAAATCCACCGAGCATCTCAAGTGATCTGGGCATGCAATCGTGAAAATAAACAACTTCAACTTCTAGAATCTATCAATGCGAATAACCTCCAACCACTTCAGAGAGCTGCTATACGCACTTCTATAGAAGCTAATAAGCAAATGAAAAATACGTACATAAAATATAGAGCTACTCGCATTGCATTTTTATTAACTTCTCTTATTGTTTGCATAGCATTATTTGCACTAGCCGCCGGAGTTATATTAGCCTTTTGCTCTTCTGCAACCTCCGCTGCAATTACTTCTGCAATTATTGGTTGCGGGGTTTCAGGAGGATGTCTACTATTATTTGGATGTCTAGGTTTTATAGCTGCTTCTGTATATGAACATCGAAAACAAAGCCAAGCTACAGTTACATTACAACAAGCTATTCTTTGCACTATGGTAAGTGACCAGATTGTTAAGAAACCGGGAGACTATCAAAGAAGCGTGATAAGTCAGGAAATTGCCAACACATGCTATCGTGCTCCCTAA
- the pgl gene encoding 6-phosphogluconolactonase, with product MATLINFNNEHKLLLTKKRELFIDLASRDWIATANKAIQNNNAFFVALSGGSTPLAIFKSLVENKSKILDSSKIFLFWGDERNVPPTSVDSNYGQAMSLLKELNIPEEQVFRMPIEDPQGAEKYQEIIEKLVPQSSFDMIMLGIGEDGHTLSLFPNTQAIRETTRLVVFNDVPQLHTRRMTLTFRAVHKAKHVVVYVQGESKKKIIKNLFSLPRSVSSPYPIEMIGKEQTSLFWILSPDAYEASDFNAISSIYKLDIL from the coding sequence ATGGCCACACTGATCAACTTTAATAATGAGCATAAACTTCTCTTAACTAAAAAAAGAGAATTATTTATTGATTTAGCTAGTCGGGATTGGATAGCAACTGCAAATAAAGCTATCCAAAACAATAACGCTTTTTTTGTTGCCCTTTCCGGAGGATCCACTCCTCTAGCAATTTTTAAGAGCTTAGTAGAAAATAAATCAAAAATTTTAGATTCCTCAAAAATATTTTTATTTTGGGGAGACGAAAGAAATGTCCCCCCTACATCTGTAGATAGTAATTATGGGCAGGCAATGAGTTTACTCAAGGAATTAAACATTCCCGAGGAACAAGTTTTTCGTATGCCAATTGAGGACCCACAGGGAGCAGAAAAATATCAAGAGATTATTGAAAAACTAGTTCCCCAGTCTAGTTTTGATATGATTATGCTTGGGATCGGAGAAGATGGACACACACTATCCTTATTTCCTAATACTCAAGCTATTCGAGAAACTACCCGTCTTGTAGTGTTTAATGATGTTCCTCAACTACACACGCGAAGAATGACACTCACCTTCCGAGCTGTACATAAAGCAAAGCATGTTGTGGTTTATGTACAGGGGGAAAGCAAAAAGAAAATTATTAAAAATTTATTTTCTTTACCAAGAAGTGTTTCTTCTCCTTACCCTATAGAGATGATAGGCAAAGAGCAGACCTCCCTATTTTGGATCCTATCTCCTGATGCTTATGAAGCAAGTGATTTCAATGCTATTTCTTCTATATATAAATTAGATATTCTCTAA
- the zwf gene encoding glucose-6-phosphate dehydrogenase: protein METVSSPRPEEGKIALQSPPCVMVIFGATGDLTSRKLFPALYHLVKEGKLSENFVCVGFARRKKSHEQFREEMKQAIQNFSSNEELDIRVWEKFESRVFYHESNFSSDEGYGTLKERLEDIDRTHGTLGNRLFYLSTPPEYFPEIIQNINKHRLFYHNQSKDSPWSRVIIEKPFGVDLQSAQELQKYIDENLHEDAIYRIDHYLGKETVQNILTIRFANTLFESCWNSQYIDHVQISVSESIGIGTRGNLFEKSGMLRDMVQNHMMQLLCLLTMEPPTSFNSEEIKKEKINIIKKIRPLVPEDIVRGQYGPGEVQNVSVLGYREEENVAEDSMVETYVALKMFIDNPRWLGVPFYLRAGKRLTKRSTDISVIFKKSYYNLFTRESCSACPIENDLLIIRIQPDEGVALKFNCKVPGTNNIVRPVSMDFRYDSYFKTKTPEAYERLLFDCILGDRTLFTSSNEVVASWELFTPVLKHWEKEGHITGLFPNYAAGSSGPKQAEDLLLADGKSWRPL, encoded by the coding sequence ATAGCACTTCAATCTCCCCCATGTGTTATGGTCATTTTTGGGGCTACCGGGGATCTTACTTCTCGTAAGCTTTTTCCCGCTCTATATCACTTGGTTAAAGAGGGTAAACTCTCAGAAAATTTTGTTTGTGTTGGATTCGCAAGAAGAAAAAAGAGCCATGAACAGTTCCGTGAAGAAATGAAACAGGCCATCCAAAATTTTTCTTCTAATGAAGAATTGGATATCCGTGTTTGGGAAAAGTTCGAGTCACGAGTATTTTATCATGAATCCAACTTCTCTTCTGATGAAGGCTATGGAACATTAAAGGAAAGACTTGAGGATATTGATAGGACCCACGGAACTCTAGGAAACCGTTTATTCTATCTATCTACACCTCCAGAATATTTCCCAGAAATTATTCAAAATATTAATAAGCATCGTCTTTTTTATCATAATCAAAGTAAAGACTCCCCGTGGTCTCGAGTAATTATAGAAAAACCTTTTGGAGTTGATCTCCAGAGTGCTCAAGAATTACAAAAGTACATAGATGAAAATCTTCATGAAGATGCTATTTATCGTATAGATCATTACTTAGGGAAGGAAACTGTACAAAATATCCTTACTATACGTTTTGCAAATACCTTGTTTGAATCCTGCTGGAATTCTCAATATATTGATCATGTGCAAATTAGTGTTAGCGAATCTATAGGCATAGGCACACGAGGTAATCTTTTTGAGAAATCAGGAATGCTTCGGGATATGGTGCAGAACCATATGATGCAGTTACTCTGCTTATTAACCATGGAACCTCCCACATCATTTAATTCTGAGGAAATTAAAAAAGAAAAAATTAATATTATTAAAAAAATACGTCCGCTTGTTCCAGAAGATATAGTTCGTGGTCAATATGGCCCTGGGGAAGTGCAAAATGTGTCTGTCCTTGGTTATCGCGAAGAGGAAAATGTTGCTGAAGATTCTATGGTAGAAACTTATGTAGCATTAAAAATGTTTATAGATAATCCTCGTTGGTTAGGTGTACCTTTTTACTTACGTGCAGGAAAACGCCTTACTAAACGATCCACGGATATTTCTGTAATTTTTAAAAAGTCGTATTACAATTTATTTACTCGCGAATCGTGTTCTGCGTGTCCTATAGAAAATGATCTGTTAATTATTCGTATTCAACCTGATGAAGGCGTTGCTTTGAAATTTAATTGTAAGGTTCCGGGAACAAATAATATTGTTCGTCCCGTAAGCATGGATTTTCGCTATGACAGCTATTTTAAGACGAAAACACCAGAAGCATATGAACGATTACTCTTTGATTGTATTTTGGGCGATCGAACGCTCTTTACCTCTAGTAACGAAGTCGTAGCTTCTTGGGAACTATTCACCCCTGTTTTAAAACATTGGGAAAAAGAAGGGCACATAACAGGCCTCTTTCCTAACTATGCAGCGGGATCCTCTGGGCCCAAACAAGCCGAAGATCTCTTGTTAGCAGATGGAAAATCTTGGCGCCCTCTGTAA